From a single Bufo bufo chromosome 9, aBufBuf1.1, whole genome shotgun sequence genomic region:
- the ABL2 gene encoding tyrosine-protein kinase ABL2 isoform X1, whose amino-acid sequence MGQQVGRVGGEAPSGPPPHKGTRSSGTRLGSHPGAVGTGAGGRRRETTGRNNPEPGFNIFAQHEALHRPYGSDSEPQALNDAIRWSSKENLLGATESDPNVFLALYDFVASGDNTLSITKGEKLRVLCYNQNGEWCEVLSKNGQGWVPSNYITPVNSLEKHSWYHGPVSRSAAEYLLSSLINGSFLVRESESSPGQLSISLRYEGRVYHYRINTASDGKVYVTAESRFNTLAELVHHHSTVADGLVTILHYPAPKCNKPTVYGVSPIHDKWEMERTDITMKHKLGGGQYGEVYVGVWKKYSLTVAVKTLKEDTMEVEEFLKEAAVMKEIKHPNLVQLLGVCTLEPPFYIVTEYMHFGNLLDYLRECNREEVTAVVLLYMATQISSAMEYLERKNFIHRDLAARNCLVGDNHVVKVADFGLSRLMTGDTYTAHAGAKFPIKWTAPESLAYNTFSIKSDVWAFGVLLWEIATYGMSPYPGIDLSQVYDLLEKGYRMEQPEGCPPKVYELMRACWQWNPADRPSFSETHQAFETMFHDSNINEEVAEELGRTASSTSSYQSRLPMLPSKSRTLKKKVENKENIEGTGDSSDNSTSSTTTPGALRGSPVASGSPALPRKQRDKSPSSLLGDSKETTFTRDRKGGFFSSFMKKKSAPQPPKRSSSFREMENQPHKRPELTGELASFQPLDGLDTPASPGSHKCYGGTSQRGFAEDAIGGVSGGWTGISGFFTPRLIKKTFGLRSGKPVSTEDQSKPFPRSNSTSSMSPVVPEQDRMAMTLPRNCHRTKVQLDRAPSQPDENQQEPPRTALDIAPPQTNRERGKPKMLPRTGGGERNGGLRTDERSSPSKHVGGASSSFSAATHNHKVPVLISPSPRNASTDTQLVGMDSLGHTFKLLQEHVSPAGSEKDRPSHRRMKPKCAPPPPPNVRFLQQPSTEERTSPTPTQPVIERAAKPSRPMLPPPPPVTQVGKLSNGAAGGGRGALRKSKQPVEKVPAEKISKEALLQCAGMLSSALTVPQPNSQLVDTGHQLLDYCTGYVDSIPQTRNKFAFREAVSRLEVSLQELQVSSAGSGAGGASSASQGPNPVLNNLLSCVQEISDVVQR is encoded by the exons AAGCCTTGCACCGTCCCTATGGCAGTGACTCCGAGCCTCAAGCACTCAATGACGCCATCCGCTGGAGTTCAAAAGAGAATTTGCTGGGAGCCACCGAGAGCGACCCCAATGTCTTCCTTGCTCTCTATGACTTTGTGGCCAGTGGAGACAACACCCTGAGCATCACCAAAG GAGAGAAGCTGCGTGTCCTGTGCTATAACCAGAACGGAGAATGGTGTGAGGTGCTGTCTAAGAACGGCCAGGGCTGGGTGCCCAGTAATTACATCACCCCTGTCAACAGCCTGGAGAAACACTCCTGGTACCATGGCCCTGTGTCCAGGAGTGCGGCAGAATATCTTCTCAGCAGTCTCATCAATGGCAGCTTCCTGGTGCGAGAGAGTGAGAGCAGCCCAGGTCAGCTCTCAATTTCCCTGCGATACGAAGGTCGAGTCTACCACTACCGCATAAACACTGCCTCGGACGGCAAG GTTTATGTCACCGCGGAGAGCCGTTTCAACACACTGGCTGAACTGGTCCACCACCACTCCACCGTGGCCGATGGCCTTGTCACTATATTACACTACCCTGCACCGAAGTGCAACAAGCCTACAGTCTATGGAGTGTCCCCCATCCACGATAAATGGGAGATGGAACGCACAGACATCACCATGAAGCACAAACTGGGAGGTGGGCAATACGGAGAAGTCTATGTTGGGGTCTGGAAAAAATATAGCCTGACAGTTGCTGTAAAAACACTCAAG GAAGACACTATGGAGGTAGAAGAGTTTCTGAAGGAGGCTGCAGTCATGAAAGAAATCAAGCATCCCAACCTTGTGCAACTCTTag GTGTCTGCACACTGGAGCCCCCCTTTTATATTGTAACTGAATACATGCACTTTGGGAACCTGCTCGACTATCTCCGGGAATGTAACCGGGAAGAAGTGACTGCTGTGGTTCTGCTTTATAtggccacacagatctcctctgccATGGAATATCTGGAGAGGAAAAACTTCATCCACCG GGATCTTGCTGCAAGGAACTGTTTGGTTGGTGACAATCATGTGGTGAAAGTGGCTGATTTTGGTCTATCTCGTCTGATGACTGGAGACACCTACACAGCTCATGCCGGTGCCAAGTTCCCTATTAAATGGACGGCTCCGGAAAGCCTGGCGTACAACACTTTCTCCATAAAATCGGATGTTTGGG CTTTCGGTGTGCTGCTATGGGAAATTGCTACCTATGGCATGTCCCCCTACCCTGGCATCGACTTGTCCCAGGTTTACGACTTGCTGGAGAAAGGTTATCGAATGGAGCAGCCAGAAGGTTGTCCCCCGAAGGTCTATGAACTGATGAGAGCAT GCTGGCAGTGGAATCCCGCCGATAGACCATCCTTCTCTGAGACACACCAAGCCTTTGAAACCATGTTTCATGATTCCAATATAAATgaag AGGTTGCTGAAGAACTGGGGCGCACTGCTTCTTCCACGTCATCATATCAGAGTCGGCTTCCCATGCTACCCTCTAAATCCCGTACCCTTAAGAAGAAAGTGGAGAATAAGGAAAACATTGAAGGCACCGGTGATTCATCAGATAACTCAACCTCAAGCACAACTACTCCAG GAGCTCTTCGTGGATCCCCTGTGGCAAGCGGCTCCCCGGCTCTTCCACGCAAACAGAGGGACAAATCTCCAAGCAGTTTACTTGGAGACTCTAAAGAAACAACGTTCACCCGTGACCGAAAGGGAGGATTCTTCAGTTCTTTCATGAAGAAAAAGAGCGCCCCTCAGCCTCCAAAACGCAGCAGCTCCTTCCGCGAAATGGAAAACCAGCCTCACAAAAGGCCAGAACTAACTGGAGAACTTGCTTCTTTCCAGCCACTTGATGGTCTAGACACTCCTGCTTCTCCTGGCTCGCATAAATGCTATGGAGGAACATCTCAACGTGGTTTTGCTGAAGATGCCATAGGGGGAGTTAGTGGAGGATGGACTGGAATATCTGGCTTCTTCACACCCCGCCTCATAAAAAAGACATTTGGATTGCGGAGCGGAAAACCAGTAAGCACTGAGGATCAATCCAAACCTTTCCCTCGGTCAAATTCCACATCTTCCATGTCTCCTGTTGTTCCTGAGCAAGACAGGATGGCCATGACACTACCCAGAAACTGCCATCGGACTAAGGTCCAGCTGGACCGTGCGCCCTCACAGCCAGATGAGAACCAGCAGGAACCTCCAAGAACTGCATTAGATATAGCACCCCCGCAGACAAATAGAGAGAGAGGAAAGCCCAAAATGCTTCCgcggactggaggaggtgagcgAAATGGTGGTCTGCGCACAGATGAGAGGTCCTCACCCAGCAAGCATGTAGGAGGTGCCTCTTCGTCTTTCAGCGCTGCCACTCACAACCACAAAGTGCCGGTTCTCATTTCACCATCACCACGAAATGCATCTACGGATACTCAGCTGGTTGGCATGGATTCTTTAGGTCACACCTTCAAATTGCTTCAGGAACACGTGTCACCAGCTGGTTCTGAGAAAGACCGCCCTTCTCATCGCCGGATGAAACCTAAatgtgctccccctcctcctccaaatGTTAGATTCCTGCAGCAGCCATCCACAGAAGAGAGGACCTCACCCACACCTACACAGCCAGTCATTGAAAGGGCAGCCAAGCCCTCCCGacccatgctgccaccaccacctcctgTTACCCAAGTAGGAAAGCTTTCCAATGGGGCAGCAGGGGGAGGCAGGGGAGCGTTAAGGAAGTCCAAGCAACCTGTAGAGAAGGTTCCTGCAGAAAAAATAAGCAAAGAAGCTCTTCTGCAGTGTGCTGGTATGCTATCCAGTGCACTGACCGTTCCCCAACCCAACAGCCAACTGGTTGACACAGGACACCAGCTTCTGGACTATTGCACTGGATACGTTGACTCCATACCCCAAACACGAAACAAATTTGCCTTTCGCGAGGCAGTAAGTCGACTAGAGGTTAGCCTGCAGGAGCTGCAGGTGTCTTCCGCAGGTtctggggcaggaggcgcatcctCTGCTTCCCAGGGTCCAAACCCTGTACTTAATAACTTACTGTCCTGCGTACAGGAGATCAGCGATGTGGTGCAGAGGTAG
- the ABL2 gene encoding tyrosine-protein kinase ABL2 isoform X2 → MILGPVPAAPGVLDGKGHVVSTAFREKSVWQNRLHTSEALHRPYGSDSEPQALNDAIRWSSKENLLGATESDPNVFLALYDFVASGDNTLSITKGEKLRVLCYNQNGEWCEVLSKNGQGWVPSNYITPVNSLEKHSWYHGPVSRSAAEYLLSSLINGSFLVRESESSPGQLSISLRYEGRVYHYRINTASDGKVYVTAESRFNTLAELVHHHSTVADGLVTILHYPAPKCNKPTVYGVSPIHDKWEMERTDITMKHKLGGGQYGEVYVGVWKKYSLTVAVKTLKEDTMEVEEFLKEAAVMKEIKHPNLVQLLGVCTLEPPFYIVTEYMHFGNLLDYLRECNREEVTAVVLLYMATQISSAMEYLERKNFIHRDLAARNCLVGDNHVVKVADFGLSRLMTGDTYTAHAGAKFPIKWTAPESLAYNTFSIKSDVWAFGVLLWEIATYGMSPYPGIDLSQVYDLLEKGYRMEQPEGCPPKVYELMRACWQWNPADRPSFSETHQAFETMFHDSNINEEVAEELGRTASSTSSYQSRLPMLPSKSRTLKKKVENKENIEGTGDSSDNSTSSTTTPGALRGSPVASGSPALPRKQRDKSPSSLLGDSKETTFTRDRKGGFFSSFMKKKSAPQPPKRSSSFREMENQPHKRPELTGELASFQPLDGLDTPASPGSHKCYGGTSQRGFAEDAIGGVSGGWTGISGFFTPRLIKKTFGLRSGKPVSTEDQSKPFPRSNSTSSMSPVVPEQDRMAMTLPRNCHRTKVQLDRAPSQPDENQQEPPRTALDIAPPQTNRERGKPKMLPRTGGGERNGGLRTDERSSPSKHVGGASSSFSAATHNHKVPVLISPSPRNASTDTQLVGMDSLGHTFKLLQEHVSPAGSEKDRPSHRRMKPKCAPPPPPNVRFLQQPSTEERTSPTPTQPVIERAAKPSRPMLPPPPPVTQVGKLSNGAAGGGRGALRKSKQPVEKVPAEKISKEALLQCAGMLSSALTVPQPNSQLVDTGHQLLDYCTGYVDSIPQTRNKFAFREAVSRLEVSLQELQVSSAGSGAGGASSASQGPNPVLNNLLSCVQEISDVVQR, encoded by the exons AAGCCTTGCACCGTCCCTATGGCAGTGACTCCGAGCCTCAAGCACTCAATGACGCCATCCGCTGGAGTTCAAAAGAGAATTTGCTGGGAGCCACCGAGAGCGACCCCAATGTCTTCCTTGCTCTCTATGACTTTGTGGCCAGTGGAGACAACACCCTGAGCATCACCAAAG GAGAGAAGCTGCGTGTCCTGTGCTATAACCAGAACGGAGAATGGTGTGAGGTGCTGTCTAAGAACGGCCAGGGCTGGGTGCCCAGTAATTACATCACCCCTGTCAACAGCCTGGAGAAACACTCCTGGTACCATGGCCCTGTGTCCAGGAGTGCGGCAGAATATCTTCTCAGCAGTCTCATCAATGGCAGCTTCCTGGTGCGAGAGAGTGAGAGCAGCCCAGGTCAGCTCTCAATTTCCCTGCGATACGAAGGTCGAGTCTACCACTACCGCATAAACACTGCCTCGGACGGCAAG GTTTATGTCACCGCGGAGAGCCGTTTCAACACACTGGCTGAACTGGTCCACCACCACTCCACCGTGGCCGATGGCCTTGTCACTATATTACACTACCCTGCACCGAAGTGCAACAAGCCTACAGTCTATGGAGTGTCCCCCATCCACGATAAATGGGAGATGGAACGCACAGACATCACCATGAAGCACAAACTGGGAGGTGGGCAATACGGAGAAGTCTATGTTGGGGTCTGGAAAAAATATAGCCTGACAGTTGCTGTAAAAACACTCAAG GAAGACACTATGGAGGTAGAAGAGTTTCTGAAGGAGGCTGCAGTCATGAAAGAAATCAAGCATCCCAACCTTGTGCAACTCTTag GTGTCTGCACACTGGAGCCCCCCTTTTATATTGTAACTGAATACATGCACTTTGGGAACCTGCTCGACTATCTCCGGGAATGTAACCGGGAAGAAGTGACTGCTGTGGTTCTGCTTTATAtggccacacagatctcctctgccATGGAATATCTGGAGAGGAAAAACTTCATCCACCG GGATCTTGCTGCAAGGAACTGTTTGGTTGGTGACAATCATGTGGTGAAAGTGGCTGATTTTGGTCTATCTCGTCTGATGACTGGAGACACCTACACAGCTCATGCCGGTGCCAAGTTCCCTATTAAATGGACGGCTCCGGAAAGCCTGGCGTACAACACTTTCTCCATAAAATCGGATGTTTGGG CTTTCGGTGTGCTGCTATGGGAAATTGCTACCTATGGCATGTCCCCCTACCCTGGCATCGACTTGTCCCAGGTTTACGACTTGCTGGAGAAAGGTTATCGAATGGAGCAGCCAGAAGGTTGTCCCCCGAAGGTCTATGAACTGATGAGAGCAT GCTGGCAGTGGAATCCCGCCGATAGACCATCCTTCTCTGAGACACACCAAGCCTTTGAAACCATGTTTCATGATTCCAATATAAATgaag AGGTTGCTGAAGAACTGGGGCGCACTGCTTCTTCCACGTCATCATATCAGAGTCGGCTTCCCATGCTACCCTCTAAATCCCGTACCCTTAAGAAGAAAGTGGAGAATAAGGAAAACATTGAAGGCACCGGTGATTCATCAGATAACTCAACCTCAAGCACAACTACTCCAG GAGCTCTTCGTGGATCCCCTGTGGCAAGCGGCTCCCCGGCTCTTCCACGCAAACAGAGGGACAAATCTCCAAGCAGTTTACTTGGAGACTCTAAAGAAACAACGTTCACCCGTGACCGAAAGGGAGGATTCTTCAGTTCTTTCATGAAGAAAAAGAGCGCCCCTCAGCCTCCAAAACGCAGCAGCTCCTTCCGCGAAATGGAAAACCAGCCTCACAAAAGGCCAGAACTAACTGGAGAACTTGCTTCTTTCCAGCCACTTGATGGTCTAGACACTCCTGCTTCTCCTGGCTCGCATAAATGCTATGGAGGAACATCTCAACGTGGTTTTGCTGAAGATGCCATAGGGGGAGTTAGTGGAGGATGGACTGGAATATCTGGCTTCTTCACACCCCGCCTCATAAAAAAGACATTTGGATTGCGGAGCGGAAAACCAGTAAGCACTGAGGATCAATCCAAACCTTTCCCTCGGTCAAATTCCACATCTTCCATGTCTCCTGTTGTTCCTGAGCAAGACAGGATGGCCATGACACTACCCAGAAACTGCCATCGGACTAAGGTCCAGCTGGACCGTGCGCCCTCACAGCCAGATGAGAACCAGCAGGAACCTCCAAGAACTGCATTAGATATAGCACCCCCGCAGACAAATAGAGAGAGAGGAAAGCCCAAAATGCTTCCgcggactggaggaggtgagcgAAATGGTGGTCTGCGCACAGATGAGAGGTCCTCACCCAGCAAGCATGTAGGAGGTGCCTCTTCGTCTTTCAGCGCTGCCACTCACAACCACAAAGTGCCGGTTCTCATTTCACCATCACCACGAAATGCATCTACGGATACTCAGCTGGTTGGCATGGATTCTTTAGGTCACACCTTCAAATTGCTTCAGGAACACGTGTCACCAGCTGGTTCTGAGAAAGACCGCCCTTCTCATCGCCGGATGAAACCTAAatgtgctccccctcctcctccaaatGTTAGATTCCTGCAGCAGCCATCCACAGAAGAGAGGACCTCACCCACACCTACACAGCCAGTCATTGAAAGGGCAGCCAAGCCCTCCCGacccatgctgccaccaccacctcctgTTACCCAAGTAGGAAAGCTTTCCAATGGGGCAGCAGGGGGAGGCAGGGGAGCGTTAAGGAAGTCCAAGCAACCTGTAGAGAAGGTTCCTGCAGAAAAAATAAGCAAAGAAGCTCTTCTGCAGTGTGCTGGTATGCTATCCAGTGCACTGACCGTTCCCCAACCCAACAGCCAACTGGTTGACACAGGACACCAGCTTCTGGACTATTGCACTGGATACGTTGACTCCATACCCCAAACACGAAACAAATTTGCCTTTCGCGAGGCAGTAAGTCGACTAGAGGTTAGCCTGCAGGAGCTGCAGGTGTCTTCCGCAGGTtctggggcaggaggcgcatcctCTGCTTCCCAGGGTCCAAACCCTGTACTTAATAACTTACTGTCCTGCGTACAGGAGATCAGCGATGTGGTGCAGAGGTAG